A single window of Syntrophotalea acetylenica DNA harbors:
- a CDS encoding peptide chain release factor 3 encodes MNRNHRKEVDRRRTFGIISHPDAGKTTLTEKLLLFGGAIQMAGAVKARKAARHATSDWMAMEQERGISVTSSVMKFNYRDYEINLLDTPGHQDFSEDTYRVLTAVDSALMVIDSAKGVETQTQKLMEVCRMRNTPIMTFINKLDREGREPLDLLADIEETLQVECAPLSWPIGMGKRFRGTYNLYRKQLCLFTAGQETRPQDLVVIEDLDDPRVDELLGSQGDQLREDIALLEGAANPFEPAEYLKGNQTPVFFGSAINNFGVQEMLDAFVEQAPPPRPAATTTREVSPYEEDFSGFVFKIQANMDPAHRDRIAFFRVCSGTFHRGMKVRHHRIGKDVNIANATIFMAQDRTNVEEAYPGDIIGIHNHGTIKIGDTFTDKEPLKFTGIPNFAPEHFRRVRLKNPLKSKQLEKGLLQLAEEGAVQLFRPLFNTDYILGAVGVLQFDVIMARLKTEYGVDAIYEGVEYATARWVECDDRKLLDDFEKKNQVNLARDAEGKLAYLASSEWRLGHTMEQWPGIVFHKTREHN; translated from the coding sequence GTGAACAGGAACCACCGCAAGGAAGTCGACCGCCGGCGCACATTCGGTATCATCAGTCATCCCGATGCCGGCAAAACCACCCTGACCGAAAAACTGCTGCTGTTCGGCGGCGCGATCCAGATGGCCGGCGCCGTCAAGGCGCGCAAGGCTGCGCGTCACGCCACCAGCGACTGGATGGCCATGGAGCAGGAGCGCGGCATCTCGGTGACGTCGTCGGTGATGAAATTCAATTATCGCGACTACGAGATCAATCTGCTCGATACGCCCGGCCACCAGGACTTTTCCGAAGACACCTATCGTGTTCTGACCGCGGTGGACAGCGCGCTGATGGTTATCGACAGTGCCAAGGGGGTCGAGACCCAGACGCAGAAGCTGATGGAGGTCTGCCGCATGCGCAACACCCCCATCATGACCTTCATCAACAAACTCGACCGCGAAGGGCGCGAGCCCCTCGATCTGCTGGCCGATATCGAAGAAACCCTGCAGGTCGAATGCGCGCCGCTGTCCTGGCCTATCGGCATGGGCAAGCGTTTTCGCGGCACCTATAACCTCTATCGCAAGCAGCTGTGTCTGTTTACCGCCGGCCAGGAGACGCGGCCCCAGGATCTGGTGGTGATCGAGGATCTCGACGATCCGCGCGTCGACGAGCTGCTGGGCAGCCAGGGCGATCAGCTGCGCGAGGACATCGCGCTGCTGGAAGGAGCCGCGAACCCCTTCGAGCCTGCCGAATACCTCAAGGGCAACCAGACGCCGGTGTTTTTTGGCAGCGCCATCAATAATTTCGGTGTCCAGGAAATGCTCGATGCCTTCGTCGAGCAGGCGCCGCCGCCGCGCCCCGCCGCGACCACCACCCGCGAGGTATCCCCCTACGAGGAGGATTTTTCCGGCTTCGTATTCAAGATCCAGGCAAACATGGATCCGGCGCACCGCGACCGCATCGCCTTCTTCCGCGTCTGCTCCGGCACCTTCCATCGCGGCATGAAGGTACGGCATCATCGCATCGGCAAGGATGTGAACATTGCCAATGCCACCATTTTCATGGCGCAGGACCGCACCAACGTCGAAGAGGCCTATCCCGGCGACATCATCGGCATCCACAATCACGGCACCATCAAGATCGGTGACACCTTTACCGACAAGGAACCCCTCAAGTTCACCGGCATTCCCAACTTCGCACCGGAACATTTCCGTCGCGTGCGGCTGAAAAATCCCCTCAAGAGCAAACAGCTGGAAAAGGGTCTGCTGCAGCTGGCCGAGGAAGGCGCCGTGCAGCTGTTCCGCCCGCTGTTCAACACCGATTACATTCTCGGCGCGGTAGGGGTGCTGCAGTTCGACGTAATCATGGCGCGGCTCAAGACTGAATACGGCGTCGACGCCATCTATGAAGGGGTGGAATACGCCACCGCCCGCTGGGTGGAATGTGACGACCGCAAGCTGCTGGATGATTTTGAAAAGAAAAATCAGGTCAACCTCGCCCGCGATGCCGAGGGCAAGCTGGCCTACCTCGCATCGAGCGAATGGCGCCTCGGGCACACCATGGAGCAGTGGCCCGGAATCGTTTTTCACAAGACGCGGGAGCACAATTAG
- a CDS encoding ferric reductase-like transmembrane domain-containing protein: MLTTSRSHQNLGPVIFSLVLTLALWLGSKWYFNEGFDNFYKYPAKAASLLATVLMCWCIVLSARMAFFEDYFGGLDKVYQVHKRLGKAAFFLILAHPLFLALDRMPDVPAFLRRLWFLAPGGDRYLAGHNLGVASLLLMAGLLAVTLWIRIPYHRWKRSHEWFGLVLLAVMAHVIVVDRDIARYPLLGLWMYALLGLAALAYLYIRFFYARYGPRYAYCVDDIEKHGDILQITFAPEGQRMDFKPSQFIYLVVHKQGIAAEPHPYSIACGYNRDSRFKLGIKQVGDHTRSLDRLEKNDAVSVYGPYGRFSDRFLAADRDCVFIGGGIGITPFLGMWHVALHSEERLSLDEAGEKLMEMHPECIRNWKSPLVSLFYVCITEDQACFDNDIKHEVIQSHFHGFKAFEERGHYYELYLADRQGLITAEYIDSRVREGVRDKNIFLCGPTPMVSALVAQFKTLGVSEEHIILEDFNLF; this comes from the coding sequence ATGCTGACCACCTCCCGCTCGCACCAGAATCTGGGTCCGGTAATTTTCTCCCTTGTTTTGACCCTGGCCCTCTGGCTGGGCAGCAAGTGGTACTTCAACGAGGGGTTCGACAACTTCTACAAATATCCGGCCAAGGCTGCCTCCCTGCTGGCGACGGTGCTTATGTGCTGGTGCATCGTGCTGTCGGCCCGGATGGCGTTTTTCGAAGACTATTTCGGCGGACTCGACAAGGTTTATCAGGTTCACAAGCGCCTTGGAAAAGCGGCGTTTTTTCTGATCCTGGCGCATCCACTCTTTCTGGCTCTGGACCGGATGCCCGACGTCCCGGCATTTCTGCGACGTTTGTGGTTTCTTGCGCCGGGCGGTGACCGGTATCTTGCGGGGCACAACCTGGGGGTTGCCTCCTTGCTGCTGATGGCGGGGCTGCTGGCGGTTACCCTGTGGATCAGGATCCCCTACCATCGCTGGAAGAGAAGTCACGAGTGGTTCGGCCTGGTTCTGCTGGCGGTCATGGCGCACGTCATCGTTGTGGATCGGGACATTGCCCGTTACCCCTTGCTCGGTCTATGGATGTATGCCCTGCTCGGCCTGGCGGCGCTGGCGTATCTTTATATCCGGTTTTTCTATGCCAGGTACGGGCCCCGTTATGCCTACTGCGTCGACGATATAGAGAAACATGGCGATATTCTGCAAATCACCTTTGCTCCTGAAGGGCAGAGGATGGACTTCAAGCCAAGCCAGTTCATCTATCTGGTGGTTCATAAGCAGGGCATTGCCGCTGAGCCGCATCCCTATTCCATCGCTTGCGGGTACAACCGGGACTCCCGCTTCAAGCTCGGGATCAAGCAAGTCGGGGACCACACCCGCAGTCTCGATCGGCTTGAAAAAAACGATGCCGTGAGTGTTTACGGTCCCTACGGTCGCTTTAGCGACCGGTTCCTGGCTGCCGATCGGGATTGCGTGTTTATCGGCGGCGGCATCGGCATCACGCCTTTCCTCGGCATGTGGCATGTCGCCCTGCATTCCGAAGAGCGTTTGTCTTTGGACGAAGCCGGCGAGAAGCTCATGGAAATGCATCCGGAATGCATCCGAAACTGGAAAAGCCCCCTCGTTTCCCTTTTCTACGTCTGCATCACCGAAGACCAGGCCTGCTTTGACAATGATATAAAACATGAGGTGATTCAGAGCCATTTTCACGGATTTAAAGCCTTTGAGGAGCGCGGTCATTACTATGAACTGTATCTTGCCGACCGGCAGGGTTTGATTACCGCGGAATACATCGACAGCCGGGTAAGAGAGGGAGTGCGGGACAAAAATATTTTCCTGTGCGGACCGACACCCATGGTTTCGGCCCTGGTCGCTCAGTTCAAGACCCTTGGCGTGTCCGAAGAACATATCATCCTGGAGGACTTCAATCTTTTTTAG
- a CDS encoding OmpA family protein, with amino-acid sequence MKITSLIAAACILACCTLPAVSQAEIKTGVLTLSPMLGGITMEGDQPVDSSGLAYSLGLGYNFTPNFGLEAVLGGANLDKKGGGDADFWNYRLDALYHFMPENRLVPYLAAGAGGYTLDSDDEFMANYGAGLLYFLGENVALRADVRHMMGFNESNLEHNLIYTAGFKFQFAGTQAPVKKEEPVAAAPVDSDGDGVTDDLDQCPDTPKGAPVDAKGCPLDSDGDGVYDYLDQCPGTPEGAPVDAKGCPLDSDGDGVYDYLDQCPDTPKGMSVDEKGCELKLTLRINFDFDQAVIKPEYKGELDKAAAFVRANANVPYILLTGHTDSKGKDAYNQRLSERRAEAVRQALINNYGLDPAKLKSRGYGETRPVASNDTEEGRYMNRRVELVCCTVVPE; translated from the coding sequence ATGAAAATCACTTCCTTGATTGCAGCGGCATGCATCCTGGCCTGCTGTACCCTGCCGGCGGTTTCCCAGGCGGAAATCAAAACCGGCGTTCTGACCCTGTCGCCGATGCTCGGCGGCATCACCATGGAAGGTGACCAGCCCGTCGACAGCAGCGGCCTTGCCTACAGTCTGGGACTCGGCTACAACTTCACCCCTAATTTCGGACTTGAAGCGGTGCTCGGCGGCGCCAATCTCGACAAAAAAGGTGGCGGCGATGCCGACTTCTGGAACTATCGCCTCGACGCCCTGTATCATTTCATGCCGGAAAACAGGCTGGTTCCCTACCTGGCGGCCGGTGCCGGCGGCTACACTCTCGACAGCGACGATGAGTTCATGGCCAATTACGGCGCGGGCCTGCTGTACTTCCTCGGCGAAAACGTCGCCCTGCGTGCCGATGTGCGCCACATGATGGGATTCAACGAAAGCAATCTCGAACACAACCTCATCTATACCGCCGGCTTTAAATTCCAGTTTGCCGGCACCCAAGCGCCGGTCAAAAAAGAAGAGCCGGTGGCGGCAGCGCCCGTGGACAGTGACGGCGACGGCGTAACCGACGATCTCGACCAGTGCCCCGACACCCCCAAAGGCGCTCCGGTCGATGCCAAAGGCTGTCCCCTCGACAGTGACGGTGACGGCGTTTACGACTACCTCGACCAATGCCCCGGCACCCCCGAAGGCGCACCTGTCGATGCCAAAGGCTGCCCCCTCGATAGCGACGGTGACGGCGTTTACGACTACCTCGACCAGTGCCCCGACACCCCCAAAGGCATGAGCGTCGATGAAAAAGGCTGTGAGCTCAAACTTACCCTGCGCATCAACTTCGATTTCGACCAGGCTGTCATCAAGCCTGAATACAAGGGAGAGCTCGACAAGGCGGCGGCTTTTGTACGCGCCAATGCCAACGTCCCCTATATCCTGCTGACCGGGCATACCGACAGCAAAGGCAAGGACGCCTACAATCAGCGCCTCTCCGAGCGGCGCGCCGAGGCGGTTCGCCAGGCCCTGATCAACAATTACGGGCTGGATCCCGCCAAACTCAAATCCCGCGGTTATGGCGAAACCCGGCCGGTTGCCAGCAATGACACCGAAGAAGGCCGCTACATGAACCGCCGGGTGGAACTGGTCTGCTGCACGGTTGTTCCCGAATAG
- a CDS encoding LemA family protein, which yields MAFVIFLGILGLLLLIPAVYGVTIYNGLVSLRNNIDRAWSNIDVLLKQRFDELPKLIKVCEGYMQHEQKTLEAVIKARSMVQGARGPQEKLEAQNLLTDTLKSLFMVVERYPELKADTLFRSLGSRISEIEDQIADRREFFNDSVNLYNIRIEQFPDVIIARGFNFARRSLWKIDPAHRQDVEVIFQHT from the coding sequence ATGGCTTTTGTAATCTTTCTGGGGATATTGGGATTGCTGCTGCTGATTCCGGCCGTTTATGGCGTCACCATCTACAACGGCCTGGTCAGCCTGCGAAACAATATCGATCGCGCCTGGAGCAATATCGATGTGCTGCTCAAGCAGCGTTTCGACGAACTGCCCAAACTCATCAAGGTCTGCGAAGGCTACATGCAGCATGAGCAGAAAACCCTGGAGGCGGTCATCAAGGCACGCTCCATGGTACAGGGTGCGCGCGGCCCGCAGGAAAAACTCGAAGCGCAGAACCTGCTCACCGACACCCTGAAATCCCTGTTCATGGTGGTGGAACGCTATCCCGAACTCAAGGCCGATACCCTGTTTCGCAGCCTGGGAAGCCGCATCTCCGAAATCGAGGACCAGATCGCCGACCGGCGTGAATTTTTCAACGACTCGGTCAACCTGTACAATATCCGCATCGAGCAGTTCCCCGATGTGATCATTGCCCGGGGGTTCAACTTCGCGCGCCGCTCCCTGTGGAAAATCGACCCCGCCCACCGCCAGGATGTCGAGGTCATATTCCAGCACACATGA
- a CDS encoding GIDE domain-containing protein has protein sequence MSSAEPTYLLIVQSIAADNASLARLRPLLAREYGLDAYILRQRLIGRGPNLIAEGPRQRLGLIAARLAETGIHCRVIEVRPPRFVPLRLRALRIQDSEMALLTDERSVALGPNHRVLAVLADISGQAAARNLKFLMAQRVYNGRREILPLDDEEFTRAILQGSPILDLYRFGGQGRIDAGVRIFPGRFDPGGLGEQASLSAVGNLKTVLEKIREQVADCRLVLDFGLANLPGCRLKTPEDGLHWERDNLAALTCFGWLMADFETAPAPGGITASAAAPLPETMPQELPEGNAGRLELQPAGDSLPPPPMRNVSNGKNLRLPIGMATAAGFGLLTVIENDLATTCLDWAMRTAVLPAMVTGLCLWGGFHFLRLKRQIENTPTSKTRSLSMGLVELQGRAIRKYALVSPLSQTSCVYYRLRKYRRDSKNNWRLASTSDSGHVPFYLEDDTGRVTIDPRGATVSAGNRQESRGAAAASLFGAFVGSDQEKWVEETVAEGASLFVLGQARENRTPVKPLRERIAMALRELKRDPQALQRYDTNGDGRLSEREWEQARAGIERQVLEQSLSSAPERPAPGDRAVVGRPRKRGIPFVITETTSEKHLLRNYALLTMPLFAGALAGLIWTGLILRNFMQP, from the coding sequence ATGTCATCAGCAGAGCCGACATACCTGCTCATCGTCCAAAGTATCGCCGCCGACAATGCGTCGCTGGCCCGGCTGCGCCCGCTTCTGGCACGCGAATACGGACTCGATGCCTATATCCTGAGGCAGCGACTCATCGGGCGCGGCCCCAACCTTATTGCCGAAGGGCCGCGGCAGCGGCTGGGTCTGATCGCCGCCCGGCTGGCGGAAACGGGCATCCACTGCCGGGTGATCGAGGTGCGGCCGCCGCGTTTTGTGCCGCTGAGACTGCGCGCATTGCGCATCCAGGACAGTGAAATGGCTCTGCTGACCGATGAGCGCAGCGTCGCTCTCGGGCCGAACCACAGGGTGCTGGCGGTTTTGGCTGACATCTCGGGGCAGGCCGCCGCCAGGAATCTCAAATTTCTCATGGCCCAGCGGGTCTACAACGGCCGCCGCGAGATTCTGCCCCTTGACGACGAGGAATTCACCAGAGCCATCCTGCAAGGCAGCCCCATCCTGGACCTGTACCGTTTCGGTGGGCAGGGCCGCATTGATGCCGGCGTGCGCATCTTTCCCGGCCGCTTCGATCCAGGCGGTCTCGGCGAACAAGCCTCCCTCAGCGCTGTCGGCAACCTCAAAACCGTCCTTGAAAAAATCCGGGAACAGGTGGCCGATTGCCGCCTGGTGCTGGATTTCGGACTCGCCAATCTGCCCGGATGCCGACTCAAAACCCCGGAAGACGGGCTTCACTGGGAACGGGACAACCTCGCGGCCCTGACCTGCTTCGGCTGGCTGATGGCGGATTTTGAAACCGCTCCGGCACCAGGCGGAATTACGGCATCCGCTGCCGCGCCGCTGCCTGAAACCATGCCGCAGGAATTGCCGGAGGGCAACGCGGGCCGCCTGGAATTGCAGCCGGCTGGCGACAGCCTCCCGCCACCCCCTATGCGTAATGTGTCAAACGGCAAAAACCTGCGCTTGCCTATCGGCATGGCCACGGCCGCCGGATTTGGTCTATTGACAGTCATCGAAAACGATCTGGCCACAACCTGCCTCGATTGGGCCATGCGTACCGCCGTACTTCCCGCCATGGTGACCGGATTGTGCCTGTGGGGCGGTTTTCACTTTCTGCGCCTGAAGCGGCAGATCGAAAACACCCCTACGAGCAAAACCCGCTCCCTCTCCATGGGACTGGTCGAGCTGCAGGGGCGGGCGATACGCAAATATGCACTGGTGTCTCCCTTGAGCCAGACATCGTGCGTCTATTACCGTCTGCGCAAATATCGCCGCGACAGCAAGAACAATTGGCGACTGGCCAGCACCAGCGATAGCGGACACGTGCCCTTTTATCTGGAAGACGACACCGGCAGGGTCACCATCGATCCCCGGGGCGCCACCGTTTCGGCAGGCAACCGACAGGAATCCCGCGGCGCAGCGGCCGCCTCCCTGTTCGGCGCCTTCGTCGGCAGCGACCAGGAAAAATGGGTGGAAGAAACCGTTGCCGAGGGCGCCAGCCTTTTCGTTCTTGGCCAGGCCCGGGAAAACCGCACACCCGTCAAGCCACTGAGGGAACGCATCGCCATGGCGCTCCGTGAACTCAAACGCGATCCCCAGGCGCTGCAACGCTACGACACCAACGGCGACGGGCGGCTTTCTGAAAGGGAATGGGAACAGGCCCGCGCCGGCATCGAGCGACAGGTTCTGGAACAAAGCCTGTCGAGCGCGCCGGAACGCCCTGCACCGGGCGACCGGGCGGTGGTCGGTCGACCACGCAAGCGCGGCATCCCTTTCGTCATCACGGAAACCACCTCGGAAAAGCATCTGTTGCGCAACTATGCCCTGCTGACCATGCCCCTGTTCGCCGGCGCACTGGCCGGCCTGATCTGGACAGGTCTAATACTGCGGAATTTCATGCAACCGTAA
- a CDS encoding acetate uptake transporter — protein sequence MADQLSIVDTTANPAPLGLMGFGMTTVLLNLRNAGIIELSAMILAMGIFYGGIAQIIAGCMEWKKKNTFATTAFTSYGLFWLTLVGLWIMPDMGFGKAAAPSDASMTAYLFMWGLFTLVLFIGTLKLTRALQVVFGTLVILFFLLAFEHTIPGDNPMRHTIGHIAGYEGIFCGLSAIYAGLAQVINEVYGKKLMPL from the coding sequence ATGGCAGACCAGCTCTCGATCGTCGACACCACCGCCAATCCCGCGCCTTTGGGGCTGATGGGCTTCGGCATGACCACCGTTCTGCTCAACCTGCGCAACGCCGGCATCATCGAACTCAGTGCCATGATCCTGGCCATGGGCATTTTCTACGGTGGCATCGCCCAGATTATCGCCGGCTGCATGGAGTGGAAAAAGAAAAACACCTTCGCCACCACCGCCTTCACCTCTTACGGCCTGTTCTGGCTGACTCTCGTTGGCCTGTGGATCATGCCGGACATGGGTTTCGGCAAAGCCGCCGCGCCTTCCGACGCGAGCATGACCGCCTACCTGTTCATGTGGGGTCTGTTCACCCTGGTGCTTTTCATCGGCACCTTGAAACTGACTCGCGCCCTGCAGGTGGTATTCGGCACCCTGGTCATCCTGTTCTTCCTGCTGGCTTTCGAGCACACCATCCCCGGCGACAACCCGATGCGCCACACCATCGGCCACATTGCCGGCTATGAAGGCATTTTCTGCGGACTCAGCGCCATCTACGCCGGCCTGGCCCAGGTCATCAACGAAGTCTATGGCAAAAAACTGATGCCGCTGTAA
- the uvrC gene encoding excinuclease ABC subunit UvrC, whose product MFDSGKYPATCGVYLMKGSQGEVFYVGKAKNLRNRLRSYFSEQGDNRPQIRFLLKRVRDIETIVTDTEKEALILENTLIKKHRPRYNINLRDDKTYLSLRLDPREEFPMLQLVRRVKRDGALYFGPYASSTAVRATLKEIYRIFPLRRHPWETCRNRSRPCLYYQIGQCSGPCHGRISPAEYRRLVQGAVALLSGRETEVLETLRRQMGAAAQRMAFEEAARLRDQVRAIEQTVERQKVVDAGGGDQDVVGLHREGGEVEIAILFVREGKVIGRRSYSLEWRLDEDELLSSFLQRFYGREVCIPDRVLLPFVPEDAAVLADWLSEQRGRRVQVLAPLRGSRRELVALAERNAAESFRERGSRREARQEVLREIAARLHLSRFPRRIECFDISNVQGRFSVGSMVVLTDGEPDKAAYRHFRIRSVTGSDDYASLREVLKRRLQRGLREEMLPDFILMDGGKGQLGVLDAVLRELNLEARIDAAGIAKSRVLANVRGKMVERSEERFFLPGRKNPVVLRQGSPALFMLERLRDEAHRFAITHHRKLRRRSSLGSVLEDVPGIGEKRRKALLRHFGSLKALRAASLDELRALPGLPAALAERLHAALHQQKPS is encoded by the coding sequence ATTTTTGACTCCGGAAAATATCCCGCGACCTGCGGCGTATATCTCATGAAGGGCAGCCAGGGGGAGGTCTTTTATGTCGGCAAGGCCAAAAACCTGCGCAACCGGCTGCGCAGCTATTTTTCGGAGCAGGGGGACAACCGGCCGCAGATCCGATTTTTGCTCAAGCGTGTGCGGGATATAGAAACCATTGTCACCGATACGGAAAAAGAAGCGCTGATCCTGGAAAACACCCTGATCAAGAAGCACCGTCCCCGTTACAATATCAACCTGCGCGACGACAAGACCTATCTGTCGCTGCGTCTTGATCCCCGTGAAGAGTTTCCCATGCTGCAGCTGGTGCGGCGGGTAAAACGCGATGGCGCCCTGTATTTTGGTCCGTATGCCTCATCGACGGCGGTGCGCGCCACGCTCAAGGAAATCTACAGGATCTTTCCACTGCGCCGCCACCCATGGGAAACCTGCCGCAACCGCAGCCGGCCTTGCCTCTATTACCAGATAGGGCAGTGCAGCGGTCCCTGTCACGGCAGAATCAGCCCGGCCGAATACCGGCGTCTGGTCCAGGGCGCCGTGGCGCTGCTCAGCGGTCGGGAGACGGAAGTTCTCGAAACACTGCGCCGTCAGATGGGGGCGGCGGCGCAGCGCATGGCCTTCGAAGAAGCGGCGCGTCTGCGCGATCAGGTTCGTGCCATCGAACAGACCGTCGAACGGCAGAAGGTGGTGGACGCGGGCGGCGGGGATCAGGACGTTGTCGGCCTGCATCGTGAGGGTGGCGAGGTGGAGATCGCCATTTTGTTCGTGCGGGAAGGCAAGGTCATCGGCCGCCGCAGCTACAGCCTCGAATGGCGGCTGGACGAGGATGAACTGCTATCCTCCTTTTTGCAGCGTTTCTACGGCCGCGAGGTGTGTATTCCCGACAGGGTGTTGCTGCCCTTTGTGCCCGAGGATGCCGCGGTGCTGGCCGACTGGCTGAGCGAGCAGCGGGGCCGCAGGGTACAGGTGCTGGCGCCGCTTCGCGGCAGCCGCAGGGAACTGGTGGCTTTGGCCGAGCGTAACGCGGCGGAAAGCTTCCGGGAGCGCGGATCGCGCCGGGAAGCTCGGCAGGAGGTGTTGCGGGAGATCGCCGCGCGGCTGCACCTGAGCCGGTTCCCCCGGCGCATCGAGTGTTTCGATATCTCCAATGTGCAGGGGCGGTTCAGCGTCGGCAGTATGGTGGTGCTGACCGACGGAGAGCCGGACAAGGCGGCCTATCGGCATTTTCGCATTCGCAGCGTGACCGGCAGTGACGATTACGCGTCTCTGCGGGAAGTGCTCAAGCGCCGCCTGCAGCGCGGCCTGCGGGAAGAGATGCTGCCGGATTTCATCCTCATGGATGGCGGCAAGGGGCAGTTGGGCGTACTTGATGCCGTGCTGAGGGAATTGAACCTCGAAGCACGTATCGACGCGGCCGGCATTGCCAAAAGCCGGGTTTTGGCCAACGTGCGCGGCAAGATGGTCGAGCGCAGCGAGGAGCGGTTCTTTCTGCCGGGACGCAAGAATCCCGTGGTTCTTCGCCAGGGTTCGCCAGCCTTGTTCATGCTCGAACGACTGCGCGACGAGGCGCACCGTTTCGCCATCACCCATCATCGCAAGCTGCGACGTCGCAGCAGCCTCGGTTCCGTGCTCGAGGATGTCCCGGGAATCGGCGAGAAGCGTCGCAAGGCCCTGCTGCGGCATTTCGGCAGCCTCAAGGCGCTGCGGGCCGCGAGTCTTGACGAACTGCGTGCGCTGCCGGGCCTGCCTGCCGCCCTGGCGGAGCGCCTCCATGCGGCCCTGCATCAGCAAAAACCGTCCTGA
- the malQ gene encoding 4-alpha-glucanotransferase, which yields MAAMLPEGRRASGILLHPTCLPGPFGLGDLGREAWRFVDFLAGAEQTLWQILPLGPTGYGHSPYSALSAFAGNPLLVSLERLAEEGDLDVEDLAGIGREEGRADFDFVEPYKARLLSKAARRFQAAASARRKADFEVFCEKHANWLEDFALFCALRRQFEGRSWQQWPEPLRYRQAEALAQARRDLSDSLHYFRYMQFVFFDQWLALRNYANQQGIRILGDLPIFIAFDSVDVWARPDLFHLDAQRQPTVVAGVPPDYFSATGQRWGNPLYRWERHRQEQFAWWQTRLDWNLAQCDLLRIDHFRGFVECWAIPAGDPTAVNGHWWPGPGEDLFSALRHRHPHLPLVAEDLGVITPEVEHLRDALGLPGMKILQFAFDSGPDNPYLPHNLTSRCVIYTGTHDNDTTLGWWRQLEGNLRDEVLGYLGRNDADMPWDLIRLAWASVARVAICPLQDVLPLGTEGRMNHPGQPDGNWGWRLRPGELTANSQRRLAQLTRRYGRAPKKLQTVRDAADSRDR from the coding sequence ATGGCGGCCATGCTGCCGGAAGGGCGCCGCGCAAGCGGCATCCTGCTGCATCCGACCTGTCTGCCCGGTCCCTTTGGTCTTGGTGATCTGGGGCGTGAAGCGTGGCGCTTCGTTGACTTTCTGGCCGGCGCGGAACAAACCCTGTGGCAGATCCTGCCGCTGGGGCCAACGGGTTACGGCCATTCGCCCTACAGCGCCCTGTCGGCCTTTGCCGGCAACCCGCTGCTGGTGTCCCTGGAACGCCTGGCGGAGGAGGGCGATCTGGATGTCGAAGATCTGGCGGGCATAGGCCGGGAGGAGGGACGAGCCGATTTCGATTTTGTCGAACCGTACAAGGCGCGCCTGCTGAGCAAGGCAGCCAGACGTTTTCAGGCGGCAGCCTCGGCCAGGCGCAAAGCGGACTTTGAGGTCTTCTGCGAAAAACACGCAAACTGGCTGGAGGATTTTGCTCTGTTCTGCGCCCTGCGCCGGCAATTCGAGGGCCGTTCATGGCAGCAGTGGCCGGAACCGTTGCGCTACAGACAAGCGGAGGCCCTGGCGCAGGCGCGCCGGGATCTGTCTGACAGCCTGCACTATTTCCGCTACATGCAGTTCGTGTTCTTCGACCAGTGGCTGGCGCTGCGCAACTACGCCAACCAGCAGGGAATACGCATTCTCGGCGACCTGCCGATTTTCATCGCCTTTGACTCGGTGGATGTCTGGGCCCGGCCGGACCTGTTTCATCTCGATGCACAACGGCAACCGACGGTGGTCGCCGGCGTGCCACCCGACTACTTCAGTGCAACCGGCCAGCGCTGGGGCAATCCCCTGTACCGCTGGGAGCGGCACCGGCAGGAACAGTTCGCCTGGTGGCAGACCCGCCTGGACTGGAACCTCGCACAATGCGATCTGCTGCGCATCGACCATTTCCGCGGGTTCGTGGAATGCTGGGCCATCCCGGCCGGCGACCCGACCGCGGTCAACGGCCACTGGTGGCCAGGCCCCGGCGAAGATCTTTTCTCCGCATTGCGGCACAGACATCCCCACCTGCCGCTGGTGGCCGAAGACCTCGGTGTCATCACCCCGGAAGTCGAACACCTGCGCGACGCCCTCGGCTTGCCGGGCATGAAAATTCTGCAGTTCGCCTTTGATTCCGGGCCGGACAATCCGTACCTGCCCCACAACCTGACGTCGCGCTGCGTGATCTACACCGGAACCCACGACAACGATACTACCCTGGGCTGGTGGCGGCAATTGGAGGGGAATCTGCGCGACGAAGTGCTGGGCTACCTTGGCCGCAATGACGCCGACATGCCATGGGACCTGATCCGCCTGGCCTGGGCCAGCGTCGCCCGGGTTGCCATATGCCCGCTGCAGGATGTTTTGCCACTCGGCACGGAAGGACGCATGAACCACCCCGGCCAGCCCGACGGCAACTGGGGATGGCGGCTTCGCCCCGGCGAACTTACGGCCAACAGCCAACGGCGACTGGCACAACTGACCCGGCGCTACGGACGAGCGCCGAAAAAGCTACAGACCGTCAGAGACGCGGCGGACAGCCGGGACCGATAA